The following proteins are encoded in a genomic region of Coregonus clupeaformis isolate EN_2021a chromosome 14, ASM2061545v1, whole genome shotgun sequence:
- the cdpf1 gene encoding cysteine-rich DPF motif domain-containing protein 1, with product MESSIDGVPQNMFICHLCSLSTPFTYYGQKPPNTRAIVLLEECFVTKDPFSPDRERFLILGSNCSLCHITVCVGTGCSLFYTKRFCMQCVNKHLDQFPPHIQAELAKKKQPSKTGVS from the exons ATGGAGTCAAGCATAGATGGGGTTCCTCAAAATATGTTTATTTGCCATTTGTGCAGTTTATCTACACCATTCACATACTATGGACAGAAGCCACCCAATACCAGGGCTATTGT CTTGTTGGAAGAGTGTTTTGTGACCAAGGACCCTTTCAGTCCAGACCGAGAGAGGTTCCTTATCCTGGGATCCAACTGCAGTTTGTGCCACATCACAGTTTGTGTTGGAACG GGCTGCAGCCTTTTCTACACCAAGCGATTCTGCATGCAGTGTGTGAACAAACACTTAGACCAGTTCCCCCCTCACATTCAAGCTGAGCTCGCCAAGAAGAAACAGCCATCAAAGACAGGTGTTTCATGA